One region of Chryseobacterium sp. SORGH_AS_0447 genomic DNA includes:
- the priA gene encoding primosomal protein N' produces the protein MNYAQIVLPLNVKGSFTYKVPQEMQSEIQVGMRALVSFRGKKIYTGIVFELHDEVPETFLPKEVISLLDDQPIVPREQIQFWNWLSDYYLCGLGEIYRFAFPSSLKLESETYLKLKPNTTVDFENLDVNEMYLIQALEVRQLINLTDIEAFIPKKDIIKTVNSLIDLQYIEIDEKIAEKYKAKEVAYVKIKDEVLQNQNLTEILLKLNKARKQKDLFLHILEKQTENPDLHLKKSDLFEDGYFGSSHFKSLADKNLVEEYYMQKDRLESYEGEIEELEELSEAQKTARAEIDEAFEEGKNVLLHGVTSSGKTHLYLEKIEECINSGKNVLFLLPEISLTKQITQRLEKKYGRQLGFYHQKLTDFERVEVWRRIRQNDIKILIGTRNSLFLPFKNLGLIVVDEEHDSAYRPREASPYFNAKDAALVLGNCYKAHVILGSATPSVESYYNARKDKMKYIFLEERFGNVSLPEYEIINFKEAQDSKKVSGNFSLYLIDEMKKVLEEQNQVIVLHNRRGYANVVECETCGYVNYCSNCDVVMTYHKAANEMKCHYCGQRASKPKTCPKCHSENLNERGVGVEQIHEEVSSLFPDNEVDRMDVDSMRKKFAYEKLYEKIEDRETDIVVGTQMISKGLDFDHIELVAIPKADSLLYVQDFRAEERAYQLITQVSGRAGRVSGKGKILIQTFNPEHSVFQLIKMHNPARIYKYILTERQKFHYPPFTKLIMIELKHRREDKANRASQFLGSVLRKYLPEDCILGPEKAQIARLNNLYQFQIMLKLPRGKKYEEYKKLVLASIKEFEEIPAYQSIKKDIFVDF, from the coding sequence TTGAATTACGCCCAGATAGTTTTGCCGTTGAATGTAAAAGGATCTTTTACCTACAAAGTTCCCCAAGAAATGCAGTCTGAAATCCAGGTCGGAATGCGGGCATTGGTATCCTTCCGGGGCAAGAAGATCTATACCGGAATCGTATTTGAGCTTCACGACGAGGTGCCGGAAACTTTTCTGCCGAAGGAGGTCATCAGCCTGCTGGATGATCAGCCGATTGTTCCCAGGGAGCAGATCCAATTCTGGAACTGGCTTTCCGACTATTACCTTTGCGGGTTGGGCGAAATCTACCGTTTTGCCTTCCCATCTTCTTTGAAGCTCGAAAGCGAAACTTACCTGAAGCTGAAACCGAATACGACCGTTGATTTTGAAAACCTCGACGTCAACGAAATGTATCTGATCCAGGCACTGGAAGTCCGCCAGCTTATCAACCTTACCGATATTGAAGCGTTTATTCCGAAGAAGGATATTATTAAAACTGTCAATTCGTTAATCGACCTTCAGTATATCGAAATTGATGAGAAAATTGCGGAAAAATACAAAGCGAAAGAAGTTGCTTACGTAAAGATCAAAGATGAGGTTTTACAGAACCAAAATTTAACCGAAATTCTTTTAAAACTTAATAAAGCCAGAAAGCAGAAAGACCTTTTCCTTCACATTCTGGAGAAGCAGACCGAAAATCCGGACCTTCACCTGAAAAAATCGGATCTCTTTGAGGACGGCTATTTCGGCAGTTCGCATTTTAAATCCCTGGCCGATAAAAATCTGGTGGAGGAATATTATATGCAGAAAGACCGTCTGGAAAGTTATGAAGGTGAGATCGAGGAACTCGAAGAGCTTTCCGAAGCCCAGAAAACGGCAAGAGCGGAAATCGATGAAGCTTTTGAGGAAGGGAAAAATGTTTTGCTTCATGGCGTTACCTCATCCGGAAAAACCCATCTTTATTTAGAAAAAATCGAAGAATGCATCAACAGCGGCAAAAATGTCCTGTTCCTGCTTCCTGAAATATCACTGACCAAGCAGATTACCCAAAGGCTGGAAAAAAAGTACGGCCGGCAACTTGGATTTTACCACCAGAAGCTTACCGATTTCGAACGGGTGGAAGTGTGGCGGAGAATCCGGCAGAATGACATTAAGATCCTCATCGGAACCCGAAATTCCCTGTTTCTGCCTTTTAAGAATTTGGGGCTGATCGTGGTGGATGAAGAACATGATTCCGCTTACAGGCCGAGAGAAGCATCACCGTATTTCAATGCGAAGGATGCTGCCCTGGTGCTCGGGAATTGTTACAAAGCCCATGTTATTTTGGGCTCGGCGACGCCTTCTGTAGAAAGTTATTATAATGCCCGCAAGGACAAGATGAAATACATTTTCTTGGAAGAACGCTTCGGTAACGTAAGCCTTCCGGAATATGAGATCATCAACTTCAAAGAAGCCCAGGATTCCAAAAAGGTATCCGGGAATTTCTCTTTGTACCTGATCGATGAGATGAAAAAAGTGCTGGAAGAGCAAAATCAGGTTATTGTCCTTCACAACCGCCGGGGTTATGCCAATGTGGTGGAATGCGAGACCTGCGGATATGTAAACTATTGTTCCAACTGCGATGTAGTAATGACCTATCACAAGGCGGCTAATGAAATGAAATGCCACTACTGCGGCCAGCGGGCTTCCAAGCCGAAAACCTGCCCGAAATGCCATTCCGAAAACCTCAATGAAAGGGGAGTAGGCGTGGAGCAGATCCATGAAGAGGTCTCCAGCCTGTTTCCGGATAACGAGGTAGACCGGATGGATGTGGATTCGATGCGAAAGAAATTTGCCTACGAAAAGCTGTACGAAAAAATCGAAGACCGGGAAACGGATATTGTGGTTGGAACCCAGATGATTTCCAAAGGACTGGATTTTGATCATATCGAATTAGTAGCCATTCCAAAAGCGGATTCTTTGCTGTACGTTCAGGATTTCCGGGCAGAGGAAAGGGCTTACCAGCTCATCACCCAGGTTTCCGGAAGAGCGGGAAGGGTTTCCGGGAAAGGGAAAATCCTGATCCAGACTTTTAATCCTGAGCATTCTGTCTTTCAGTTAATCAAAATGCACAATCCGGCAAGGATCTACAAATACATCCTTACGGAACGGCAAAAGTTCCATTATCCGCCTTTCACGAAACTGATTATGATCGAGCTGAAGCACCGGCGGGAAGATAAGGCCAATCGCGCTTCCCAGTTTTTAGGTTCCGTTCTCAGAAAATATCTGCCGGAAGACTGTATTTTAGGTCCGGAAAAAGCGCAGATCGCAAGGCTGAATAACCTGTACCAGTTTCAGATCATGCTCAAGCTTCCCCGTGGGAAAAAGTATGAAGAATACAAAAAACTGGTGCTGGCCAGTATTAAGGAATTTGAGGAAATCCCTGCTTATCAAAGTATTAAAAAAGACATTTTTGTGGATTTTTAA
- the dacB gene encoding D-alanyl-D-alanine carboxypeptidase/D-alanyl-D-alanine-endopeptidase — MVNFRKYISSVAVLASGFFLAQSTVSTVLYSQAYDNQKSSLNLPSPITSMVEKTILSPKELVDINVNTMMADPVLKNATWGFVVYDPKTKKVISSYNENTPLVPASTTKLLTTETAMSMLGENYRWNTQLEYSGNVDENGVLNGNLYIVGSGDPSLGTNKGGAWAYRDIVTDFKEGLSREGIKKVNGDIIIQTALFKGNISRLPENVVWLENNNYYLPAGTTREINPANEKLIVKKSAGLTAEKKFFYVSPYNNQMVYADKYEGDGILTTKLPDAPAYLANTFRTTLVKSGIPVTGKVIPKMTDANPEGRKMVSLYKSPTLADIIYYTNQHSDNGLAEALLKTVGFQSLGDQTTESGRKVVTEHLKNHGFDMMGLNYIDGSGLSRSNNVTPIAQAKFLTSLMDEKFYKTYLNSLPIGGQSGTLKRMFNGLGNGQVFAKTGTLNKVKTLAGYMKTNTGKTLVFSLMVNNYTGSVDMVKKRMEKILEPALDL; from the coding sequence ATGGTAAATTTCAGAAAATATATTTCAAGTGTCGCGGTGTTGGCCTCAGGTTTTTTCCTGGCACAGTCTACCGTTTCTACCGTTCTGTATTCTCAGGCTTACGACAATCAGAAGAGCAGTTTAAACTTACCTTCTCCCATCACTTCCATGGTGGAGAAAACTATTTTGTCGCCTAAAGAACTCGTAGACATTAATGTAAACACGATGATGGCCGATCCGGTGCTGAAAAATGCAACATGGGGATTTGTCGTGTACGACCCGAAAACGAAGAAGGTTATTTCTTCGTATAATGAAAATACCCCATTGGTTCCGGCTTCCACGACCAAGCTGCTTACAACGGAAACAGCGATGAGCATGCTGGGTGAAAACTACCGCTGGAACACCCAACTGGAATACTCCGGAAACGTAGACGAAAACGGGGTACTGAACGGAAACCTGTATATCGTAGGCAGCGGCGACCCTTCCCTGGGAACCAACAAAGGCGGAGCATGGGCTTACCGGGATATCGTAACGGATTTCAAAGAAGGGCTTTCCCGCGAAGGAATCAAAAAAGTAAATGGTGATATTATTATCCAGACAGCGCTTTTCAAAGGCAATATTTCAAGGCTTCCGGAAAATGTTGTTTGGTTGGAAAATAACAATTACTATTTACCGGCAGGAACCACGCGTGAAATTAACCCTGCGAATGAAAAACTGATCGTAAAAAAATCAGCCGGCCTTACCGCAGAGAAAAAATTCTTTTATGTTTCTCCATACAACAACCAGATGGTGTATGCCGATAAATATGAAGGGGACGGAATTTTAACGACAAAATTACCGGATGCGCCTGCTTACCTGGCCAATACTTTCAGAACTACTCTGGTAAAAAGCGGTATTCCCGTAACCGGAAAAGTGATTCCTAAAATGACGGATGCCAATCCTGAAGGCAGAAAAATGGTTTCGCTATACAAATCTCCTACGTTAGCCGATATTATTTATTATACCAATCAGCACAGTGACAACGGATTGGCCGAAGCCCTGTTAAAAACAGTAGGTTTTCAGAGTTTAGGGGATCAAACCACTGAATCCGGCAGAAAAGTAGTGACGGAGCATCTGAAAAACCACGGGTTCGATATGATGGGCCTTAATTACATTGACGGAAGCGGACTTTCCAGAAGCAACAACGTTACGCCGATTGCACAGGCTAAATTCCTTACCTCTTTAATGGATGAAAAGTTTTATAAAACGTATCTGAATTCATTACCGATTGGAGGACAATCCGGAACACTGAAAAGAATGTTTAACGGCTTAGGGAACGGACAGGTTTTCGCCAAAACAGGAACCCTGAATAAAGTAAAAACCTTGGCAGGATATATGAAGACCAATACTGGGAAAACACTTGTTTTCTCCCTGATGGTGAACAATTACACGGGATCGGTAGACATGGTGAAAAAAAGAATGGAAAAAATTCTGGAACCTGCGCTGGATTTATAG